In the genome of Tripterygium wilfordii isolate XIE 37 chromosome 19, ASM1340144v1, whole genome shotgun sequence, one region contains:
- the LOC119985409 gene encoding stemmadenine O-acetyltransferase-like gives MMKVSITRREIIKPSSPTPPNLKIFKLSLLDQVQVTSYAPVVFFYSSSNVHVVENMLLQRMQRLKISLSEALTQYYHFAGKFIDQTSIECNDQGAEFVEARVNCSLSDVLEQLDISQLEKLFSVDPRTLVTTEDFLVTVQANVFECGGMAIAICVTHKIVDAGSYYTFVEKWAAIARDSDDGVLPDLTIASSLFPPQDCILPTFDFPREKCVARRFVFSPSSIEALKTNCASTNVQRPTRTDVVVALLWKCLITTSKLLSGDSSNYMCTRAVNLRRRFSPPLPKHAVGNLLASLVTLMKVEDKNDLELQSIVALLRKRMQEFKFEQGQNIFGETNSEMMDLVSKAGAHYFYVTTSCGMSVYEADFGWGKPVWINVINLNMSNLVILNDMREGNGIEAIMYLTKEEMAVFERNHELLAFATLGHNIFEDTSRTSTSRL, from the coding sequence ATGATGAAGGTCTCCATTACTCGAAGAGAGATCATCAAACCATCCTCTCCTACTCCTCCTaaccttaaaattttcaaactctCTCTTCTTGATCAAGTCCAAGTGACAAGCTACGCTCCGGTGGTTTTCTTCTACTCGTCAAGCAATGTTCATGTGGTGGAAAACATGTTACTACAACGTATGCAGCGTTTGAAGATATCCTTATCGGAAGCTCTCACTCAGTACTACCACTTCGCAGGAAAATTTATAGACCAGACCTCTATTGAATGCAATGATCAAGGAGCCGAGTTTGTGGAGGCTCGAGTCAATTGTTCTTTATCCGACGTTCTTGAACAACTAGACATTTCCCAACTTGAGAAACTATTCTCGGTGGATCCTAGAACCTTGGTAACGACCGAGGATTTTTTGGTGACTGTTCAAGCCAATGTATTTGAATGTGGCGGGATGGCAATTGCGATATGCGTTACGCATAAAATTGTGGATGCGGGCTCTTATTATACATTCGTCGAGAAATGGGCTGCCATAGCTCGAGACTCAGACGACGGTGTGCTTCCGGACTTAACCATCGCATCATCTCTTTTTCCTCCACAGGATTGCATTTTGCCTACTTTCGATTTTCCTAGGGAAAAGTGCGTCGCAAGAAGGTTTGTTTTCAGTCCTTCAAGTATTGAAGCACTCAAAACAAATTGCGCCAGTACAAACGTGCAACGCCCGACTAGAACAGATGTGGTGGTGGCACTACTTTGGAAATGTCTAATAACAACATCAAAATTGCTCAGCGGAGATTCAAGTAATTATATGTGTACTCGCGCTGTAAACTTGCGGCGGAGATTTTCTCCCCCGTTGCCAAAACATGCAGTTGGCAATCTTTTAGCGTCGCTGGTGACCCTCATGAAAGTTGAGGACAAAAACGATTTGGAATTGCAATCGATAGTTGCCCTTCTTAGGAAACGGATGCAAGAATTTAAGTTCGAGCAAGGCCAAAATATTTTTGGGGAAACAAACTCAGAGATGATGGATTTGGTAAGTAAGGCGGGCGCACACTATTTTTATGTGACTACGTCGTGTGGAATGTCGGTGTATGAAGCTGATTTTGGATGGGGAAAGCCAGTATGGATTAATGTCATCAATCTGAATATGTCTAATCTCGTAATCTTAAACGatatgagagagggaaatgggaTTGAAGCTATAATGTACTTGACTAAAGAAGAGATGGCGGTTTTTGAACGTAACCATGAACTGCTAGCATTCGCTACTTTAGGTCACAACATATTTGAAGATACCAGCAGAACTAGCACTTCAAGGCTCTGA